Proteins encoded in a region of the bacterium genome:
- a CDS encoding nucleotidyl transferase AbiEii/AbiGii toxin family protein, protein MDAFGQQIVWQYQTLPANTKKALDFLSAENWLEKTDWYLAGGTALALQAGNRKSFDLDFFTVQKDFDGKKLLANFLGNDNWKTDIEDTNTIYGQLFGAKVSFIAYPFFIPKQRFIQHGSVCVLDKTDVAVMKITAISQRGRKRDFFDLYWCATNIESLENIVKRLKEQYPFIAHNYHHILKSLVYFDDAEGDPEPEVYFDATWEKVKEYFTKEVPSIVDKIVN, encoded by the coding sequence ATGGACGCTTTTGGTCAACAGATAGTTTGGCAATACCAAACACTGCCTGCTAACACAAAAAAAGCGTTAGATTTTTTGTCCGCGGAAAATTGGTTGGAAAAAACCGATTGGTATTTGGCAGGAGGCACAGCCTTGGCATTGCAGGCGGGGAATCGAAAATCTTTCGATTTAGATTTTTTTACTGTTCAAAAAGATTTTGATGGTAAAAAACTGCTTGCCAATTTTTTGGGTAATGATAATTGGAAGACAGATATTGAAGATACAAATACGATCTATGGGCAATTATTTGGGGCTAAAGTAAGTTTTATTGCTTACCCGTTTTTTATCCCAAAGCAAAGGTTTATTCAACATGGTTCTGTGTGCGTGCTTGATAAGACTGACGTTGCGGTGATGAAAATAACGGCCATTTCTCAACGGGGCAGGAAGAGAGATTTTTTTGATTTATATTGGTGCGCGACAAACATCGAATCATTGGAAAACATCGTTAAACGGCTTAAAGAACAATATCCGTTTATTGCGCATAATTATCACCACATTCTTAAAAGTCTAGTGTATTTTGACGATGCGGAAGGCGATCCCGAACCGGAGGTTTATTTTGATGCCACATGGGAAAAAGTTAAAGAATATTTTACAAAAGAAGTTCCGTCGATTGTCGACAAGATAGTGAATTAA
- a CDS encoding DNA translocase FtsK 4TM domain-containing protein: protein MRRRKYKKPLLSRFTKHWGGFELSSETKKNIFALILFLIGVVGTLSLFNLAGSVGHVIKPQLFSLFGWGAFLFPPFLAVFSLMRLDPTRFHFSVGRYIGIILLALSAHGLLHMFAPIEKGLELIDRGQGGGYLGWMASYWLRLWIGNVGSFILLAVFLGVGLMMTTNKTPGDILDWLRSLRNADESEEEEETEEESASDTENDAEKEDGDVVFEKRLLPVLSTRLLDSVKLTGKRTVDLRDEAPKNKTSLPPYEPPPLSLLSNVTTKPASGDVKKSQIIIQKTLENFGIPVAMAEVNVGPTVTQYTLKPDEGVKLAKLTALHNDLAMALSAHPVRIEAPIPGKNLVGIEVPNKAVAVVRLREMLESKDFQRTDYALPFSVGKDVTGQCIIADLAKMPHLLVAGATGSGKSVMINDLITSLIYKNGPAVLKFIMIDPKRVELALYNGIPHLLTPVITESDKAIQGLRWAVGEMETRYRKLAEVKKRDIGSYNRGRSGGEIMPFVVIIIDELAEIMVKYGREVESAIVRLAQMARAVGIHLVVSTQRPSVDVITGLIKANITSRIAFNVASAIDSRTILDGSGAEKLLGNGDMLFQRGDISKPRRLQAPYISEDEVKRVAEFLAGNGTPEYDLSITTQPSSPNGMSGGFDGDDVDDALINDAIKIVRESKKASTSLLQRRLRIGYSRAARIIDVLEQKGIVGPADGAKPREVLGGGDEILSEDSFESEPEMKFEDQTYQDEGDREIV, encoded by the coding sequence ATGCGACGGAGGAAATACAAAAAACCACTATTGAGTCGTTTTACCAAACACTGGGGTGGGTTTGAATTGAGTTCAGAAACAAAGAAGAATATTTTCGCGTTGATTTTGTTTTTGATTGGCGTGGTGGGTACGTTGAGTCTGTTTAATTTGGCGGGCAGTGTTGGGCACGTAATTAAGCCACAACTTTTCTCGTTGTTCGGTTGGGGGGCTTTTCTTTTCCCGCCTTTCTTGGCCGTGTTCTCTCTGATGCGTCTTGATCCAACTCGATTTCATTTTTCCGTCGGGCGCTATATCGGCATTATTCTTTTGGCGCTTTCCGCGCACGGGCTTTTGCATATGTTCGCGCCAATTGAAAAAGGGCTGGAGCTTATCGATCGCGGGCAAGGTGGCGGTTACTTGGGCTGGATGGCGTCCTATTGGTTGCGTCTTTGGATTGGTAATGTCGGTTCGTTTATTTTGTTGGCGGTATTTCTTGGTGTTGGTTTAATGATGACGACCAATAAAACTCCGGGCGATATTTTGGACTGGTTGCGGTCGCTTCGCAATGCGGATGAATCGGAAGAGGAAGAGGAAACGGAAGAAGAATCGGCAAGCGATACAGAAAATGACGCAGAAAAAGAAGATGGTGACGTGGTGTTTGAAAAGCGTTTGCTGCCCGTTTTATCTACCAGACTTTTGGATAGCGTGAAACTTACCGGCAAACGAACGGTCGATTTGCGCGATGAAGCACCCAAAAATAAAACCTCGTTACCACCTTATGAACCCCCGCCATTATCACTTCTTTCCAATGTGACAACCAAACCGGCTAGTGGTGATGTAAAAAAATCGCAAATAATAATCCAAAAAACGTTGGAAAATTTTGGTATTCCGGTGGCAATGGCAGAAGTAAACGTAGGACCAACGGTAACGCAATATACATTGAAGCCGGACGAAGGAGTAAAACTCGCGAAATTAACCGCTTTGCATAACGATTTGGCGATGGCGCTTTCGGCTCATCCTGTTCGCATTGAAGCACCAATTCCGGGGAAAAATTTAGTCGGTATTGAAGTGCCAAACAAGGCGGTGGCCGTTGTTCGTTTAAGAGAAATGTTGGAAAGCAAGGATTTTCAACGCACAGATTACGCTTTGCCATTTTCGGTCGGTAAAGATGTTACCGGCCAATGTATCATTGCGGATTTGGCGAAGATGCCTCATTTGCTTGTGGCCGGCGCAACGGGCTCCGGGAAATCTGTAATGATTAATGATTTAATTACCAGTTTAATTTATAAAAATGGCCCGGCTGTTTTGAAGTTTATTATGATTGATCCGAAACGTGTTGAGCTGGCTTTGTATAACGGGATTCCGCATCTTTTAACCCCTGTCATTACCGAGTCGGACAAAGCAATTCAGGGTTTACGGTGGGCGGTAGGAGAAATGGAAACACGTTATCGAAAATTGGCGGAAGTAAAGAAGCGTGATATCGGGTCATACAACCGCGGTCGATCGGGAGGGGAAATAATGCCCTTTGTTGTCATTATTATCGATGAGTTGGCGGAAATAATGGTTAAATACGGCCGTGAGGTGGAAAGTGCGATTGTACGGTTGGCGCAAATGGCGCGCGCCGTTGGTATTCACCTAGTTGTTTCCACACAGCGCCCCAGTGTTGATGTTATCACCGGTTTAATTAAGGCCAACATCACGTCGCGCATCGCTTTCAATGTTGCTTCGGCCATTGATTCACGCACTATTTTGGATGGCTCTGGTGCGGAAAAATTACTCGGCAACGGTGATATGTTATTCCAAAGAGGAGATATTTCTAAACCGCGTCGTCTACAGGCCCCCTATATTTCGGAAGATGAAGTGAAACGCGTCGCCGAATTTTTGGCCGGCAACGGTACGCCGGAATATGATCTCTCGATTACCACCCAGCCATCGTCGCCAAACGGGATGAGTGGAGGGTTTGATGGTGACGATGTTGATGATGCACTTATCAATGATGCAATTAAAATTGTGCGTGAAAGCAAAAAAGCTTCTACATCACTCCTGCAACGACGTCTGCGGATTGGCTATTCAAGAGCCGCGCGGATTATTGATGTTCTGGAACAAAAGGGAATTGTTGGTCCGGCGGATGGGGCGAAACCGCGAGAAGTTTTAGGCGGTGGTGATGAAATTTTAAGCGAAGACAGTTTCGAATCGGAACCGGAAATGAAATTTGAAGATCAGACATATCAAGACGAAGGTGATAGAGAGATAGTGTAG
- a CDS encoding DUF4115 domain-containing protein, with amino-acid sequence MMSDKKPRAYSNPGDLVNPVPEDSLEYVPVGQRLKRKREWQHQSLLDVSRALKIQEKSIKAIEELDVEKLPAQVYARGFVKLYAEFMGLDADQTVNDFTTELTNVRVHKEQKITPHQLRSFHGPKLIISPRLIAVTVGVLVAIIALTYLFFEVRGFTRAPALTLSSPADNSKIKENNVTVKGKTDPTAEVKINGEKVFVQSDGSFSETIGIGPGLNKISVSAKSIGGKESTVTREVLVEQNQPTPGPSASPEGSVSPTVSAGTVQLQIKTDEAVWVSVAVDGKSAFNGSLDKGTEKTFAGKEISITAGKGNKVQVKQGSEDWKVLSETPGVAKNITFK; translated from the coding sequence ATGATGTCCGATAAAAAACCCCGTGCCTACAGTAATCCGGGAGACTTGGTGAACCCCGTTCCCGAGGATAGTCTGGAATATGTTCCGGTTGGTCAAAGATTGAAACGGAAGCGTGAGTGGCAACACCAGTCGCTTTTAGATGTCTCTCGGGCGCTAAAAATTCAGGAAAAAAGCATCAAGGCGATTGAGGAGCTGGATGTCGAAAAACTACCCGCTCAGGTTTATGCGCGTGGTTTTGTGAAATTATACGCGGAATTTATGGGTTTGGATGCCGACCAAACGGTCAATGATTTTACCACCGAACTGACCAACGTGCGGGTACATAAAGAGCAAAAAATTACCCCACACCAATTAAGATCATTTCATGGTCCGAAACTGATTATTTCACCGCGTTTGATCGCTGTAACCGTAGGTGTGCTGGTAGCGATAATTGCCTTAACATATCTTTTCTTTGAGGTGCGTGGATTTACGCGCGCCCCGGCATTAACGCTTTCCTCTCCGGCTGATAATTCAAAAATAAAAGAAAATAATGTTACGGTAAAAGGGAAGACCGATCCGACGGCGGAAGTAAAAATAAACGGGGAAAAAGTTTTTGTGCAAAGCGACGGCAGTTTTTCCGAAACAATTGGAATTGGCCCCGGCTTAAACAAAATTAGTGTCAGTGCCAAAAGTATTGGAGGCAAAGAAAGTACGGTTACGAGGGAGGTTTTAGTGGAACAAAACCAACCGACACCAGGTCCATCGGCATCACCAGAAGGTAGTGTCAGTCCCACGGTAAGCGCGGGAACAGTTCAGTTGCAAATAAAAACAGATGAAGCAGTTTGGGTCTCCGTTGCGGTGGATGGCAAGAGCGCATTCAACGGGTCACTTGATAAAGGAACAGAAAAAACCTTTGCAGGCAAAGAAATCAGTATAACGGCGGGCAAAGGAAATAAAGTGCAGGTAAAACAAGGTAGTGAAGATTGGAAAGTGTTGTCCGAAACTCCAGGTGTCGCAAAAAATATCACATTCAAATAG
- a CDS encoding nucleotidyltransferase domain-containing protein — protein sequence METTQDQKTKITELTKKFQLKLVVVFGSFATGKQRKDSDLDIAVLGMKDVFFKEHVDLINELSAIFNKEVDLTILNKANPLLSFQVSKNPILLYGDRRDLLKFKLNAFKIYHNYAPFFEMERKLNKKIISTYAR from the coding sequence ATGGAAACGACCCAAGATCAAAAAACGAAGATCACTGAACTCACCAAAAAATTTCAACTGAAATTGGTGGTTGTTTTTGGTTCTTTTGCGACTGGAAAACAAAGAAAGGACAGCGATTTAGACATTGCCGTTTTAGGCATGAAAGACGTTTTTTTTAAGGAACATGTTGATTTAATCAATGAACTTTCCGCAATCTTCAACAAAGAAGTCGATCTAACAATTTTAAACAAAGCCAATCCGCTTTTGTCGTTCCAAGTAAGCAAAAATCCAATCCTGCTCTATGGCGACAGGCGGGATTTATTAAAATTTAAACTAAATGCGTTCAAGATTTATCACAACTACGCCCCCTTTTTTGAAATGGAAAGAAAACTGAACAAAAAAATTATCTCCACATATGCACGGTAA
- the recA gene encoding recombinase RecA: MVKKSLQTERAKAAALAVEQIKERFGDGSIMLLSEARKVDVDVIPTGSISLDLALGVGGIPRGRIIEVYGPESSGKTTLALHMIAEAQKKGGIAAIVDAEHAMDPNYAGKIGVKMDELLISQPDNGEQALEIVETLISSNAVDIIVVDSVAALTPRAEIEGEMGDSHMGLHARLMSQALRKITAIVAKSKTTVIFINQIRMNIGVMFGNPETTTGGKALKFYSSVRLEVRRRAQIKKDEKIIGSRTVVKVVKNKVAAPFQSTEFDIMYNEGISRQGDIVDTGVRFNVLQKSGSWVLYHEVKMGQGREQAKQFLRENPELAKEIEGAIMTAAAAQEEQATQASARPEDEDEDETPAPV; the protein is encoded by the coding sequence ATGGTAAAAAAATCTTTACAAACAGAACGAGCAAAGGCGGCAGCTTTGGCTGTCGAGCAGATTAAAGAGCGTTTTGGCGATGGTTCGATTATGCTTCTTTCGGAAGCACGAAAAGTAGATGTTGATGTTATTCCAACGGGCTCAATTTCGCTTGATTTGGCGCTAGGCGTCGGCGGTATTCCTCGTGGCCGTATTATCGAGGTCTATGGTCCGGAAAGCTCCGGTAAAACCACGCTGGCGCTACATATGATTGCCGAAGCCCAAAAGAAGGGTGGGATTGCGGCCATTGTGGACGCGGAACACGCGATGGATCCAAACTATGCCGGTAAAATCGGCGTTAAAATGGATGAGTTATTAATCTCTCAGCCGGATAATGGTGAGCAAGCCCTGGAAATTGTAGAGACGCTAATTTCGAGTAATGCTGTTGATATTATCGTTGTCGACTCGGTCGCAGCCTTAACCCCGCGCGCGGAAATTGAAGGAGAAATGGGTGATTCTCACATGGGCCTACATGCTCGCTTGATGAGTCAAGCGTTACGCAAAATTACCGCTATTGTTGCCAAATCAAAAACAACGGTTATTTTTATTAATCAGATTCGGATGAATATCGGGGTGATGTTTGGCAATCCGGAAACGACAACGGGTGGTAAGGCGTTGAAGTTTTATTCCTCCGTGCGTTTGGAAGTACGTCGTCGCGCGCAAATTAAAAAAGACGAAAAAATTATCGGTAGTCGTACTGTGGTGAAGGTTGTAAAAAATAAAGTGGCGGCGCCGTTCCAATCCACGGAATTCGATATTATGTACAACGAGGGAATCAGTCGCCAAGGGGATATTGTGGACACGGGTGTTCGGTTTAATGTTTTGCAGAAATCCGGTTCTTGGGTTTTGTATCATGAAGTAAAAATGGGCCAAGGGCGCGAGCAAGCCAAGCAATTTTTGCGAGAAAATCCGGAATTAGCCAAAGAAATTGAAGGCGCGATTATGACGGCCGCCGCGGCGCAAGAAGAGCAAGCTACGCAAGCATCCGCTCGTCCGGAAGACGAAGATGAGGACGAAACACCGGCACCGGTCTAA
- a CDS encoding RNHCP domain-containing protein — protein MTLQTRKFTAINEAFACLNCGKQVEKTKSSYRNHCPFCLCSQHVDVFPGDRLENCHGIMTAVGLTQKHNEWIITHRCRTCDKEQNNKVAIDDSKDELLRLFAPNKRN, from the coding sequence ATGACACTTCAAACTCGCAAATTTACCGCAATAAACGAAGCCTTTGCTTGTTTGAATTGCGGTAAGCAAGTCGAAAAAACTAAAAGCAGTTACCGCAACCACTGCCCTTTTTGTTTATGCTCCCAGCACGTCGATGTTTTTCCCGGTGACCGTTTAGAAAATTGTCACGGCATTATGACTGCGGTGGGTTTAACCCAAAAGCACAATGAATGGATTATCACGCACCGTTGTCGAACCTGCGACAAAGAACAAAACAATAAGGTTGCAATCGATGACAGTAAAGACGAGTTACTAAGACTTTTCGCGCCAAACAAGCGCAACTAA
- the rpsR gene encoding 30S ribosomal protein S18 translates to MKPQAQEKPTPRRCVFCAEEIAAPSVEDAENLRRFTSSHSKILPRKKTGICAKHQRHLARAIKQARELGYLSYTGQ, encoded by the coding sequence ATGAAACCACAAGCACAAGAAAAACCAACCCCGCGAAGATGCGTGTTTTGCGCGGAAGAAATTGCGGCACCGAGTGTAGAGGATGCGGAAAACTTACGCCGTTTTACCAGTAGTCACAGCAAGATTTTACCAAGAAAGAAAACTGGTATTTGCGCCAAACACCAACGCCATTTGGCTCGCGCGATCAAGCAAGCACGGGAACTAGGGTATCTGTCTTATACGGGCCAATAA
- a CDS encoding single-stranded DNA-binding protein — protein sequence MSKDLNKVQLIGRLTQDPEVRTTPTGLTVATFSVATNRQWKDAAGATQSQTEYHNIVAWRKLADIIKQYLTKGKQIYVEGYLQTRSWVGTQDNLKRYRTEIIADNIIFLGSPAGSAQGQNAAITAPHEMNNEVPAAPTEVPVTPAQPTVPPAAPAEEEIRIEDIPF from the coding sequence ATGTCAAAAGACCTCAACAAAGTTCAGCTTATCGGTCGCCTCACGCAAGACCCGGAAGTCCGTACTACCCCGACAGGATTAACTGTCGCTACTTTTAGCGTTGCTACAAACCGCCAATGGAAAGATGCCGCCGGCGCAACGCAATCGCAAACCGAATATCACAATATTGTCGCTTGGCGGAAATTGGCGGACATTATAAAACAATATCTTACTAAGGGTAAACAAATTTACGTCGAAGGTTATTTGCAAACCCGCAGTTGGGTCGGCACGCAAGACAATCTCAAGCGCTACCGTACGGAAATTATCGCCGATAATATCATTTTTCTCGGTTCTCCAGCGGGTAGCGCGCAAGGACAAAACGCGGCAATCACGGCACCGCATGAAATGAACAACGAAGTTCCCGCGGCACCGACAGAGGTCCCCGTTACGCCGGCACAACCAACAGTTCCCCCGGCAGCCCCGGCAGAAGAAGAAATACGAATCGAAGATATCCCTTTTTAA
- a CDS encoding 30S ribosomal protein S6, whose product MNQLKPYLLTLLIHPQADADEKHEIEKLVKSWLAEKGGEIKDVKVEEKRRVAYTIGHTQQVALMTIMFEFSGEKLNDLIAKLGRQKKVLRFRMYQRPFRGEGKTIKDIPTRSMLQQASKEAAAQSTLPPAEKAPLAKLDEKIEEILEEKVL is encoded by the coding sequence ATGAATCAACTCAAACCATATCTTTTAACGTTGTTAATCCACCCGCAAGCAGACGCGGATGAGAAGCATGAAATCGAAAAATTAGTAAAGTCCTGGCTAGCCGAAAAAGGTGGCGAAATTAAGGATGTAAAAGTGGAAGAAAAACGTCGCGTCGCCTACACCATTGGTCACACCCAACAGGTCGCCTTAATGACCATTATGTTCGAATTTTCCGGTGAAAAACTTAACGATTTGATCGCCAAACTCGGTCGTCAAAAGAAAGTTTTGCGTTTCAGAATGTACCAACGTCCATTTAGAGGCGAAGGTAAAACAATCAAAGATATCCCAACCCGTTCCATGTTACAACAAGCAAGTAAAGAAGCGGCGGCTCAATCCACTCTTCCTCCTGCCGAAAAAGCCCCATTGGCGAAACTTGATGAAAAGATTGAAGAAATCCTGGAAGAAAAGGTACTATAA
- the ychF gene encoding redox-regulated ATPase YchF: protein MALKIGIVGLPNVGKSTLFNALTKQHAPAANFPFTTVDPNVGVVTVPDERVDKLASFFKSEKVVPTAIEFVDIAGLVKGASEGEGLGNKFLSHIREVDAIVEVIRFFPDPNVIHVAGGVNPLEDAETINTELALADLKTCESMLDKAKKDAKGGKTEDVLRVSALQKFYDALSAGDPARSVELTRAEIDVTKDIKLLTQKPILYVANLDEEQIKDANNIIVQFKQKHNDVVPLSVKIEQELAELPAEEQKIFLSEYGLTHSGMDDLITAGYKLLGLITFLTTGSDETRAWTIIDGSTAPVAAGKIHTDFEKSFIFAETINWQDLLTQGGYGPAREKGLVRNEGKEYVVKDGDVIVFKTGL from the coding sequence ATGGCTCTCAAAATCGGTATTGTTGGACTTCCCAACGTCGGAAAATCTACTCTATTTAACGCGCTAACTAAGCAGCACGCGCCGGCGGCGAATTTCCCTTTTACCACTGTTGATCCTAATGTTGGCGTGGTCACTGTCCCAGATGAACGGGTTGATAAATTAGCTTCTTTTTTCAAATCGGAAAAAGTTGTTCCGACTGCTATTGAGTTTGTCGATATTGCCGGTCTTGTTAAAGGTGCCTCGGAAGGCGAAGGTTTGGGTAATAAATTTTTATCCCACATTCGGGAAGTGGATGCAATTGTGGAAGTAATCAGATTTTTCCCCGACCCGAATGTTATTCACGTTGCCGGCGGAGTTAATCCGCTAGAAGACGCGGAAACAATTAACACCGAACTCGCATTGGCTGATTTAAAGACTTGCGAAAGTATGTTGGACAAGGCAAAGAAAGATGCCAAAGGCGGAAAAACAGAAGATGTGTTACGCGTCTCCGCACTTCAAAAATTTTACGATGCCCTGTCGGCAGGCGACCCGGCGCGCAGTGTTGAATTAACCCGCGCAGAAATCGACGTCACCAAAGATATAAAACTACTGACGCAAAAACCAATTTTGTACGTAGCTAATTTAGACGAAGAACAAATCAAAGACGCGAACAATATTATTGTTCAGTTCAAACAAAAACATAACGATGTCGTTCCCCTTTCAGTAAAAATTGAACAAGAATTGGCGGAACTACCAGCCGAAGAACAAAAAATATTTTTATCCGAATACGGCCTAACTCATTCCGGAATGGACGATTTAATTACGGCCGGCTATAAACTGCTTGGACTAATCACTTTTCTTACAACCGGCTCGGATGAAACCCGCGCCTGGACAATTATCGATGGTTCAACGGCTCCCGTTGCCGCCGGAAAAATTCATACCGATTTTGAAAAGAGTTTCATTTTTGCCGAAACAATCAACTGGCAAGATTTACTTACGCAGGGCGGATACGGCCCAGCCCGCGAAAAAGGATTAGTAAGAAACGAAGGGAAAGAATATGTCGTCAAGGATGGGGATGTAATTGTGTTTAAGACAGGGCTGTAG
- a CDS encoding HEPN domain-containing protein, with protein MTEENLVIYWQEGAREAWKTAEALMASKRYVHTLFFCHLTLEKALKACYVDVNKVPSPPVHDLNWLAEEAKVSVSDDDKNILAEISKFNIAGRYEDYKLRLHEEATFEYVSRWVGETKRLMDVLLAE; from the coding sequence ATGACGGAAGAAAATTTAGTGATTTATTGGCAAGAAGGGGCGCGAGAAGCGTGGAAAACCGCGGAGGCTTTAATGGCATCAAAACGTTATGTGCATACTCTTTTCTTTTGCCATTTAACACTAGAAAAGGCGTTAAAAGCTTGTTATGTCGATGTGAACAAGGTTCCCTCTCCACCAGTACATGATTTAAACTGGTTGGCGGAAGAGGCAAAAGTTAGTGTGAGTGATGATGATAAAAATATACTTGCGGAAATATCAAAATTTAATATCGCCGGGCGTTATGAAGATTATAAATTGCGTTTGCACGAAGAGGCTACTTTTGAATACGTCAGTCGCTGGGTGGGTGAAACAAAAAGGCTGATGGATGTTTTATTGGCCGAATAA
- a CDS encoding nucleotidyltransferase domain-containing protein encodes MIIENKPDQEAIQIAQRFGDLVKKQGVDVRKVLLFGSRARGGWKPWSDVDICVISPQFGKNVSEEMGMLLRLTVQLKSPFPVEPIPFGLDDLEDKFSTLANEIRKYGVSVEIK; translated from the coding sequence ATGATTATAGAAAATAAACCCGACCAAGAAGCGATTCAAATCGCACAAAGGTTTGGTGATTTGGTAAAAAAACAGGGCGTTGATGTGCGAAAGGTCTTGTTGTTTGGATCTCGCGCGCGCGGTGGCTGGAAACCATGGAGCGATGTCGATATTTGCGTTATCTCGCCTCAATTTGGCAAGAATGTTTCGGAAGAAATGGGCATGTTGTTGCGTCTTACCGTACAATTAAAATCGCCATTTCCCGTTGAGCCGATTCCTTTCGGCTTGGATGATCTTGAAGACAAATTCAGCACGCTTGCGAACGAAATTCGTAAGTATGGCGTTTCTGTAGAAATTAAATAA
- the cfa gene encoding cyclopropane fatty acyl phospholipid synthase has product MAQNKLKGFVAELLASVDVKIDGDRPWDIRVHDERLYRRVASSGNLGLGEAYMDGWWDCEAIDELINRILRGDLAKKVRQDIGMDLVIYTLLHFNPAGHKNKAFEIAEKHYNTGNDLFQAMLDKRMVYTCGYWRDAQTLDEAQEAKLDLVCRKIGLKQGMRVLDIGGGWGSFAKFAAEKYGASVVNVTVSKEQVELANKLCKGLTVENRLQDYRDVNEKFDAIVSLGMFEHVGPRYYKDYFAVVERCLKDDGLFLLHTIGRNETKGQPDAWISKYIFPNSALPSMHQITGAVERHFIVEDWHNFSADYDKTLMAWYKNFEQHWPELKTKYSERFYRMWRYYLLSCAGGFRARGIQLWQIVLSKKGVVGGYESVR; this is encoded by the coding sequence ATGGCACAAAATAAACTCAAAGGTTTTGTAGCAGAATTATTGGCTAGTGTGGATGTAAAAATTGACGGTGATCGACCATGGGATATACGGGTGCATGACGAGCGTCTTTATCGACGCGTTGCGTCGTCGGGAAATTTGGGGCTTGGAGAAGCATATATGGATGGTTGGTGGGACTGCGAGGCCATAGATGAACTAATCAATCGTATTTTGCGCGGTGATTTGGCAAAAAAGGTTCGTCAGGATATCGGCATGGATTTGGTTATTTATACTTTATTGCATTTTAACCCGGCCGGTCATAAAAATAAGGCTTTTGAAATTGCCGAAAAACACTACAATACCGGGAATGATTTGTTTCAGGCGATGCTTGATAAACGCATGGTCTATACCTGTGGTTATTGGCGCGACGCCCAAACCTTAGACGAAGCGCAAGAAGCAAAACTGGATTTGGTTTGCCGAAAGATTGGTTTGAAACAAGGAATGCGCGTCTTGGATATCGGTGGCGGGTGGGGAAGTTTTGCAAAGTTTGCCGCGGAAAAATATGGGGCGTCGGTTGTAAACGTTACGGTTTCTAAAGAACAGGTCGAATTGGCCAACAAATTATGTAAAGGCCTAACCGTCGAAAATCGTTTGCAGGATTATCGTGATGTGAATGAAAAGTTTGATGCAATTGTTTCGTTGGGAATGTTTGAACACGTCGGTCCGCGTTACTACAAAGATTATTTCGCGGTGGTGGAGCGGTGTCTTAAAGATGATGGACTGTTCTTATTACACACGATTGGTCGCAATGAAACGAAAGGGCAACCTGACGCCTGGATCAGTAAATATATTTTTCCAAATTCTGCATTGCCTTCCATGCACCAAATTACTGGTGCTGTTGAAAGGCATTTTATTGTAGAAGATTGGCACAACTTTAGTGCTGATTACGACAAAACACTGATGGCCTGGTACAAAAATTTTGAACAACATTGGCCGGAACTCAAGACCAAATACAGCGAAAGATTTTATCGCATGTGGCGTTATTACCTGTTATCTTGTGCCGGTGGTTTCCGCGCGCGGGGGATACAGTTGTGGCAGATAGTTTTGTCAAAAAAAGGTGTGGTGGGGGGTTATGAATCAGTTCGATAA